A genomic region of Magnolia sinica isolate HGM2019 chromosome 6, MsV1, whole genome shotgun sequence contains the following coding sequences:
- the LOC131249219 gene encoding pentatricopeptide repeat-containing protein At1g08070, chloroplastic-like: MPRALPRIPSSKPPTFQNLISQLNSCISTVNLRPLHAKILKTQFSKDHFLLTRIAHAYIRLNDLPPAKRILTKTVKNPPVFLWNETIKGYARNGLFRESIDLYYAMASCGVQPNEFTFTFVLPACAGARSVLDGRKVHDDVVRLNCESNVFVATAIIDMYGKCGEISLAREVFDKMPKRGTATFNAMIGGYVVNGECDKALSHFNQMQKSGIQADVITVVSVLQACAAQGALQQGRWIHEQIKRTKMEVNVYLGAALIHMYARCGSIEESWRVFDQMPRKDLICWTAIISGYGMHGFAEVAESLFVRMVGSGIRPDAVTFVGVLSGFSHGGMVDKGWQYFKKMLNEYSLRPGLEHYSCMVDMLGRAGRLEDAEGLVKTMAVEPDAGVWGGLLNACKIHRNVEMGERVVKEVLRVDPANAGWYVLMSNIYAMSGKWDGVAKMRLMMRERKVAKPPGWSSIEVAGQIHSFLAFDRSHPRSGEIYEFLKDLEDRMRLEGYVVETSCVLGNVDEELKEDMLCGHSERLAIAFGILSTEEGDVLRVMKNLRVCVDCHTATKFISKIARREIIVRDANRFHHFREGMCSCRDYW; this comes from the exons ATGCCGAGAGCTCTTCCCCGTATCCCATCTTCCAAACCCCCCACCTTCCAAAATCTCATCTCCCAACTCAACAGCTGCATCTCAACCGTCAATCTCCGCCCCCTCCATGCGAAAATCCTCAAAACCCAATTCTCCAAAGATCATTTTCTCCTCACCCGGATCGCCCACGCCTACATCCGATTGAATGATCTCCCGCCAGCGAAACGGATCCTCACGAAAACTGTTAAAAACCCGCCCGTCTTCTTGTGGAACGAGACAATCAAAGGGTACGCGAGGAATGGGCTTTTCAGGGAATCCATCGATCTGTATTACGCGATGGCGAGCTGCGGCGTCCAGCCCAACGAGTTCACTTTCACGTTCGTACTGCCAGCTTGCGCGGGTGCGAGGTCGGTTTTGGACGGTCGGAAGGTACACGATGACGTCGTGAGGCTGAACTGTGAGTCGAATGTTTTTGTTGCAACAGCAATTATCGACATGTATGGGAAATGTGGGGAGATCAGTCTTGCAAGGgaagtgttcgataaaatgcccaaGAGAGGAACAGCTACTTTCAACGCTATGATTGGCGG GTATGTGGTGAATGGAGAGTGTGACAAAGCTTTATCCCACTTTAATCAGATGCAGAAGTCAGGGATCCAAGCTGATGTGATTACGGTGGTGAGTGTCCTCCAAGCTTGCGCGGCTCAAGGAGCTCTACAGCAGGGGAGGTGGATCCATGAACAAATCAAAAGAACTAAAATGGAAGTCAATGTCTATTTGGGTGCAGCTCTGATTCACATGTATGCTAGGTGTGGTAGTATAGAAGAATCGTGGAGAGTCTTTGACCAGATGCCTCGGAAAGATCTAATATGTTGGACGGCGATCATCTCTGGCTATGGAATGCATGGGTTTGCTGAAGTTGCAGAATCGCTTTTCGTCCGCATGGTGGGGTCTGGGATTAGACCGGATGCGGTGACCTTCGTCGGGGTCTTGTCAGGTTTCAGCCATGGAGGTATGGTTGATAAGGGGTGGCAATATTTCAAGAAAATGTTGAATGAGTACTCCTTGAGGCCCGGCTTAGAGCATTATAGCTGCATGGTTGACATGCTCGGTAGAGCTGGGAGGCTAGAAGATGCTGAAGGGCTTGTGAAGACAATGGCAGTGGAGCCGGATGCTGGTGTGTGGGGCGGGTTGCTAAATGCTTGCAAGATTCATAGAAATGTTGAGATGGGTGAGAGAGTAGTCAAAGAGGTGCTGAGGGTGGACCCCGCTAATGCAGGTTGGTATGTGCTCATGTCAAACATTTATGCGATGTCAGGGAAATGGGACGGGGTGGCGAAGATGCGGTTGATGatgagggagagaaaggtggCTAAGCCTCCTGGGTGGAGCTCAATCGAAGTCGCCGGCCAAATTCACAGCTTCCTAGCATTTGATCGGTCGCATCCAAGGTCAGGAGAGATCTATGAGTTCTTGAAGGATTTAGAAGATCGGATGAGATTAGAGGGATATGTTGTGGAGACGAGCTGCGTGCTTGGCAATGTGGATGAAGAACTGAAGGAAGATATGTTATGCGGACACAGCGAAAGATTGGCGATTGCATTTGGGATCTTGAGCACAGAAGAAGGAGACGTGTTGAGGGTGATGAAGAACTTGCGAGTGTGTGTGGATTGCCACACTGCAACGAAATTCATATCAAAGATTGCAAGGAGGGAGATCATTGTTAGAGATGCGAATCGGTTCCACCATTTTAGGGAAGGCATGTGCTCTTGTAGAGATTACTGGTGA